A window of the Hordeum vulgare subsp. vulgare chromosome 5H, MorexV3_pseudomolecules_assembly, whole genome shotgun sequence genome harbors these coding sequences:
- the LOC123397908 gene encoding uncharacterized protein LOC123397908: MASSAFKSTTRRNLHGSADRPVQPPPHCPRRSRSVTPAPRRDLLLGDYVGTTRTNPLFDRGRRASSPPPPPEESGDRGRKESKGRGSGRARSVSVAPPQRRRAATSAPSSAGTDGGGGGRASRARSVVGEARPCRGSVTDVETVDLSSKTQSWKSRNSVPSSSYVSVNAISQRNHSTAPVEQVLEIPPEFDPDSAEFVSEISDYDPEFKRRDVVEIPLEFDPDQLVSVERHNATKLQWEGMEIPLEFDPDSVELAPDITEYTSKLKQSHERARKLRADLAVEEQREQELSRMLKDIVTVPSLSETHKRRPRRKSSIERLRVSRHLAEEAISYFEECVSISTLDSTDFSSLEEPHQNSGGTVPRKSNSRFLLKGGSSSLESHFPTDRHNYNEESDNQTQCSMSITGSDVSDSVTFSHAKSPGLGTRNNSSDDFDGLDTPRSKNSCFSFTHEPAKAVNNCDVRQYLRSFSRVISKERSNYCADDYDVQKASENRLTDKVAFKNRIEYGGLVLCNIRTF; this comes from the exons ATGGCGTCGTCGGCGTTCAAATCCACCACCCGCCGCAACCTCCACGGCTCAGCTGACCGCCCCGTGCAGCCTCCGCCCCACTGCCCCCGCCGCTCCCGCAGCGTCACCCCTGCGCCCCGCCGCGACCTTCTCCTCGGGGATTACGTCGGCACTACCCGCACCAACCCGCTCTTCGACCGCGGGAGGAgggcctcctctccacctccgccgccGGAGGAATCTGGGGATagagggaggaaggagagcaAGGGTCGCGGCTCAGGGAGGGCGCGGTCGGTGTCCGTCGCGCCGCCGCAGCGTCGGCGCGCTGCCACCTCGGCGCCGTCATCGGCAGGTACTGATGGCGGTGGTGGAGGCAGGGCTTCGCGGGCGCGGTCGGTGGTCggtgaggcacggccgtgccgtgGCTCCGTG ACAGATGTGGAAACCGTGGATTTGTCCAGCAAAACGCAGTCTTGGAAGAGTCGTAATTCAGTTCCAAGTTCATCATACGTATCTGTCAAT GCCATCTCACAAAGGAACCATTCAACAGCTCCAGTGGAACAAGTTCTGGAAATTCCTCCTGAGTTTGATCCGGATTCTGCTGAGTTTGTCTCGGAGATAAGTGATTATGATCCAGAGTTCAAACGGAGAGATGTTGTGGAAATTCCTCTTGAGTTTGATCCAGATCAGCTGGTTTCAGTTGAAAGACACAATGCGACCAAACTGCAATGGGAGGGGATGGAAATCCCTCTTGAGTTTGATCCAGATTCTGTTGAGTTGGCTCCTGACATCACTGAGTACACATCAAAACTGAAACAG TCACATGAGCGTGCTCGAAAGCTGCGGGCAGATTTGGCTGTTGAAGAGCAGCGCGAACAAGAACTGAGTAGAATGCTAAAGGACATAGTGACTGTTCCAAGTTTGTCTGAAACGCATAAAAGGAGACCAAGGAGAAAG AGTAGTATAGAGCGATTGAGAGTGTCAAGGCATTTGGCTGAAGAGGCAATCAGTTACTTCGAGGAGTGTGTTTCAATTTCAACATTAGATAGCACTGACTTCTCCTCACTCGAGGAACCTCATCAAAATTCAGGTGGGACTGTCCCACGAAAGAGCAACAGTAGATTTCTCCTCAAAGGGGGATCGAGCTCTTTAGAATCTCACTTTCCAACCGATCGACATAATTATAATGAG GAATCTGACAACCAAACCCAGTGCTCAATGAGCATCACTGGATCTGATGTGTCTGACAGTGTTACCTTTAGTCATGCCAAGTCCCCCGGTTTGGGAACTAGAAACAATTCTAGTGATGATTTTGATGGCCTTGACACACCACGAAGCAAAAATTCATGTTTCTCTTTCACTCATGAGCCAGCAAAAGCTGTCAACAATTGTGATGTTCGTCAATATCTAAGGAGTTTCAGCAGAGTAATCAGCAAAGAGAGGTCAAACTATTGTGCCGATGACTATGATGTCCAGAAAGCGAGCGAGAACAGGCTAACAGACAAGGTGGCCTTTAAGAACCGAATAGAGTATGGGGGCCTTGTTCTTTGTAATATTAGAACATTCTGA